In Streptococcus uberis, a single window of DNA contains:
- a CDS encoding PTS sugar transporter subunit IIB produces the protein MGIGIIIASHGKFAEGIHQSGSMIFGEQEKVQVVTFMPNEGPDDLYGHFNNAIAQFDADDEILVLADLWSGSPFNQASRVMGENPDRKMAIITGLNLPMLIQAYTERLMDANAGVEKVAANIIKESKDGVKALPEELNPVEVAPVVAAAPVAQGAIPKGTVIGDGKLKINLARIDTRLLHGQVATAWTPASKANRIIVASDSVANDELRKQLIKQAAPGGVKANVVPIEKLIEVSKDPRFGNTHALILFETVQDALRAIEGGVEIGELNVGSMAHSTGKTMVNNVLSMDKDDVAAFEKLQSLGVKFDVRKVPNDSKKDLFELIKKANVK, from the coding sequence ATGGGTATCGGTATTATTATTGCCAGCCACGGTAAATTTGCTGAAGGTATTCATCAATCTGGTTCTATGATTTTTGGCGAACAAGAGAAAGTACAAGTTGTTACTTTCATGCCAAACGAAGGACCTGATGATTTATACGGACACTTCAACAATGCTATCGCTCAATTTGATGCTGATGATGAAATCCTTGTCCTAGCTGACTTATGGAGTGGATCTCCATTTAACCAGGCTAGTCGCGTGATGGGAGAAAATCCTGATCGCAAAATGGCAATCATCACAGGTCTTAACTTGCCAATGCTTATTCAAGCCTACACAGAGCGCCTTATGGATGCAAATGCAGGGGTTGAAAAAGTTGCCGCAAATATTATTAAAGAATCTAAGGATGGTGTTAAAGCACTTCCTGAAGAACTTAACCCAGTTGAAGTTGCTCCAGTTGTAGCTGCTGCTCCAGTTGCCCAAGGTGCAATTCCAAAAGGAACCGTTATTGGAGATGGAAAATTAAAAATCAATCTTGCACGTATTGACACTCGTCTTTTACACGGACAAGTTGCTACTGCTTGGACTCCAGCTTCAAAAGCAAACCGTATTATTGTTGCTTCTGATTCAGTTGCTAATGACGAATTACGTAAACAATTAATTAAACAAGCTGCACCTGGCGGTGTTAAAGCTAATGTTGTTCCTATTGAAAAATTAATTGAAGTTTCTAAAGACCCACGTTTTGGCAATACACATGCCTTGATTTTGTTTGAAACGGTTCAAGATGCACTTCGTGCTATTGAAGGTGGTGTTGAAATCGGCGAATTAAACGTTGGTTCAATGGCTCACTCAACAGGTAAAACAATGGTCAACAACGTTCTTTCAATGGATAAAGATGACGTTGCCGCTTTTGAAAAACTTCAATCACTTGGCGTTAAATTTGATGTCCGTAAAGTTCCTAATGACTCTAAAAAAGATTTATTCGAACTCATCAAAAAAGCAAACGTTAAATAA
- a CDS encoding PTS mannose/fructose/sorbose transporter subunit IIC, which yields MSDISIISAILVVVVAFFAGMEGILDQFQFHQPLVACTLIGLVTGNLEAGVMLGGSLQMIALGWANIGAAVAPDAALASVAAAIILVKGGNFTPQGIAVATATAIPLAVAGLFLTMIVRTLSVALVHTADNAAKDGNIPAVERAHFIALLLQGLRIAIPAALLIAIPASAVKDALGMMPDWLNGGMAVGGGMVVAVGYAMVINMMATREVWPFFALGFAFAALSDLTLIALGTIGVAMAFIYLNLSKQGGNGGGSNGGSNDPIGDILEDY from the coding sequence ATGTCAGATATTTCAATTATTTCTGCTATCTTGGTCGTTGTGGTTGCCTTCTTCGCAGGTATGGAAGGTATCCTTGACCAATTTCAATTCCATCAACCACTTGTTGCTTGTACACTTATCGGTCTAGTTACTGGTAATTTAGAAGCAGGAGTTATGCTTGGTGGTTCTTTACAAATGATCGCTCTTGGTTGGGCAAACATTGGTGCTGCAGTTGCACCAGATGCTGCTTTAGCTTCAGTAGCCGCTGCTATTATTCTTGTTAAAGGTGGAAACTTCACTCCTCAAGGTATCGCAGTCGCAACAGCAACAGCTATTCCGCTTGCCGTTGCTGGTCTTTTCTTAACAATGATCGTTCGTACACTTTCAGTCGCTCTTGTTCACACTGCTGATAACGCTGCTAAAGATGGTAATATTCCTGCTGTTGAACGTGCTCACTTTATCGCACTTCTCCTTCAAGGTCTTCGTATTGCTATTCCAGCTGCACTTTTAATCGCTATCCCTGCTTCTGCCGTTAAAGATGCTCTTGGCATGATGCCAGACTGGTTAAACGGTGGTATGGCTGTCGGTGGTGGTATGGTTGTTGCCGTAGGTTATGCTATGGTAATCAACATGATGGCTACTCGTGAAGTTTGGCCATTCTTCGCTCTAGGTTTTGCTTTCGCAGCTTTAAGCGACTTAACACTTATCGCTCTTGGTACAATTGGTGTGGCTATGGCCTTCATTTACCTTAACCTTTCAAAACAAGGTGGTAACGGTGGTGGAAGCAACGGTGGATCAAACGATCCAATCGGCGACATCCTAGAAGACTACTAG
- a CDS encoding PTS system mannose/fructose/sorbose family transporter subunit IID → MTEQIKLSKADRQKVWWRSQFLQGSWNYERMQNLGWAYSLIPAIKKLYTTKEDQAAALTRHLEFFNTHPYVAAPIIGVTLALEEEKANGTEIDDAAIQGVKIGMMGPLAGIGDPVFWFTVRPILGALGASLATSGNIVGPLLFFFGWNIIRMAFLWYTQEFGYKAGSEITKDMSGGILQDITKGASILGMFILAVLVERWVSINFTVNLPSKLLSKGAYVEFPKGAVTGPELKGILGQAIGGMSLDKYQAQTLQGQLNSLIPGLMGLLLTFLCMWLLKKKVSPITIIIALFVVGILARVAGIM, encoded by the coding sequence ATGACTGAACAAATTAAATTATCAAAAGCTGATCGTCAAAAAGTTTGGTGGCGTTCACAATTCCTTCAAGGTTCTTGGAACTACGAACGTATGCAAAACTTAGGTTGGGCATATTCATTAATCCCTGCTATCAAAAAACTTTATACAACTAAAGAAGATCAAGCTGCGGCTCTTACACGTCACTTAGAGTTCTTTAACACACACCCATATGTAGCTGCTCCAATTATCGGTGTTACTCTTGCTCTTGAAGAAGAAAAAGCAAACGGTACTGAAATCGATGATGCTGCTATCCAAGGGGTTAAAATCGGTATGATGGGACCATTGGCCGGTATCGGTGACCCAGTATTCTGGTTTACTGTACGACCAATCTTAGGTGCTCTTGGAGCTTCACTTGCTACTTCAGGTAACATTGTTGGTCCATTGCTCTTCTTCTTTGGATGGAATATCATCCGTATGGCATTCTTATGGTACACACAAGAGTTTGGCTACAAAGCAGGTTCTGAAATCACTAAAGACATGTCTGGTGGTATTTTACAAGACATCACTAAAGGTGCATCTATCCTTGGTATGTTTATCCTTGCTGTCCTTGTGGAACGTTGGGTATCTATTAACTTTACAGTTAACCTTCCTTCAAAACTCTTGTCTAAAGGTGCTTACGTTGAATTCCCTAAAGGAGCTGTTACAGGTCCTGAACTTAAAGGTATTCTTGGTCAAGCAATCGGTGGTATGAGCTTAGATAAATACCAAGCACAAACACTTCAAGGACAACTTAACTCACTTATTCCAGGTTTGATGGGATTACTCCTTACATTCCTATGTATGTGGTTACTTAAGAAAAAAGTTTCTCCAATTACAATTATCATTGCATTATTCGTAGTTGGTATTCTTGCTCGTGTTGCTGGAATCATGTAA